The DNA segment GGCCGCGCTCGACGGTCGCATGATCCGGTTGCTGACCGGACCGGCCAAGGCGGGGGGCTGGGGACTGCGCAAGGTGGTCAGCGCGGGTTTCTCGATGTTCGCCAAGGCCGTCTCGACGATTCTCGGCGGACAACTGCTCGCCGATGCCTCCGCGTTCATGCAGGCTTTCGACACGACCTTCGGCGGGTTCAGGGAGAGAGCGAGAAAAACAGCCGAGCTGTTGCGTTCGCAGGGGACGGCGTTCCTCGTCGTCGCCGCGCCAGAGCCGGACGCGCTCAGGGAGGCCAGTTACTTCGTGGAGCGGCTTTCGACCGAGTCGATGCCGCTCGCGGGGCTCGTCGCCAACAGGACGCATCCGGTGCTGGCGGAACTGTCGGCCATCGACGCGCTTTCGGCAGCGGACGCGCTCGACCGCGGCGGCAAGAACGCTCCACTCGCCACCGCGGTCTTGCGGCTTCACGCCGACAGAGTCGCACAGGCCGAGCGGGAGAAACGGCTGCTGGCCCGGTTCACCCGCGCGCATCCGACCGTCGAGGTCGTCGAGGTACCCGCCTTGCCCGGTGACGTGCACGATCTTGCCGGGCTCCGCGACATCGGTGACCGGTTGACCGAGGTGTGACGACCTTCTCCGGCTCTTGCCCTCGACGTTTCCGGAACTCAGGAAACGCGTTGTTCAGCGGGTTCGTACTGTCTTTTCGCTGATTCGAGCAGTTCGCGCCAGCTCACCACGTCCGGACGCCGACGGAGCAGCGCCCGCCGCTCCCGTTCGGTCATTCCGCCCCAGACGCCGAAATCGATGCGGTTGTCCAGCGCCTCGGACAGACATTCCGTGCGTACCGGGCAACCCATGCAGACCAGCTTCGCGCGATTCTGCTCGGCACCCCTGACGAAAAGTCCGTCTGGGTCCGTGTCACGGCAAAACGCGCTAATCCGCCAATCCGTTTGGTTGGTCTCCATACCCCCAGCTCCTGCCTTCTCGGGACCGGTGGCAGGAAACGAAGTC comes from the Prauserella marina genome and includes:
- a CDS encoding ArsA family ATPase; translated protein: MTPVLDVDALIDNPETRVIVCCGSGGVGKTTTAAALALRAAERGRQTVVLTIDPAKRLAQALGLKELGNHPRKVSVAGFEPKGELWAMMLDMRRTFDDMVRRHAGPERAEQLLANRFYQTISTSFSGTQEYMAMEKLGQLAATGEWDLIVVDTPPSRSALDFLDAPTRLSAALDGRMIRLLTGPAKAGGWGLRKVVSAGFSMFAKAVSTILGGQLLADASAFMQAFDTTFGGFRERARKTAELLRSQGTAFLVVAAPEPDALREASYFVERLSTESMPLAGLVANRTHPVLAELSAIDALSAADALDRGGKNAPLATAVLRLHADRVAQAEREKRLLARFTRAHPTVEVVEVPALPGDVHDLAGLRDIGDRLTEV
- a CDS encoding WhiB family transcriptional regulator translates to METNQTDWRISAFCRDTDPDGLFVRGAEQNRAKLVCMGCPVRTECLSEALDNRIDFGVWGGMTERERRALLRRRPDVVSWRELLESAKRQYEPAEQRVS